The DNA window TTGGAGCACGCCCGCCTCGTCGTCCGCGTCTATGACGTGACCGATGTCATCTTCAACGGATACAACGCGCACATGTTTTTCGACCTGGACGTAGGCCGCCTCTCGGGGAACTATTATTTCAAAGTCCCCCAGCCCGCCCGGCACTACCTGGCCGAGGCGGGCTTCTTGGCGCCTGACGGCGGGTTCGGCGCCCTGGCCCGTTCTGCCGTGACCTTTTTCGACCGCGACCGACCCTCGGGGGACTATCAGGTCTCGGGCCTCTTCGGCGGCGGAGCCCTGGACAGGGTCTTTCCCGTAGAGAACGTTTTCGATGCGCCCGTTTATGAGCGGATGAACCGGGAGCTTTCCCGCACGGGCCGTCTTGAGCCCCTGTCGGTCGCCATGGTGCATCTTGGCCTCAACCACGAGGCCGGGCCGGGGAGCCCCGTGGGCGTTTTCATTGACGATGTGGCCCGCAACCTCGGGAAACTGGGTGTGGAAGTGACCCTGTTCACGCCGGTCTTGAAGGAGAAGAAGGGCGAGAAAGGTTCCCTGCTCCGGCGGATACAGGCCCTGTCCCTGTCCACCGTGGGCAAGCTCGGGAAGGCCCACAAGAAAAGGCCTTTTCATCTCGTTCACTGCCACGACTGGTACTCTTCCGTCGTGGGGCTCGCGGCGGCCTCCAAGCTCGGCCTGCCCATGGTCCTCACCCTGCACTCCACCGAGCACGAGCGTGCCCAGGGGAATATGAGCCGGCTCTCGGAGTCCATCCGCCGGCGGGAGGAGAGGGCGGTGGGCAGGGCGTCATGCGTCATCGTTCCCCATTCCTCCACGCTGCATCAGGCCGTCACCCTGTACGGCGCGCCGCCGGAGAAGACGGTGATTATCCCCGATGTGCTGGGACCGGAGCAGGAGGCCGGGCGCGACCCCGGGGAGGTGAAGCGATGGTTCGGCTTGAGGCCCGACGCCTCCATGGTCCTGTTCTGCGGAGAGATGTCCCATGCGGCGGGGGCTGACCTGCTGGTGGAGGCACTGCCCACGGTCTGCCGCAACCACGGCGCCGTCCAGTTCGTCTTTGCCGGGGAGGGGCCTCTGAGGGCGGAGCTGGAGGGCCGGGTCTGGCATGCCGGGCTTGGTCACCGGTGCCGCTTCGTCGGGCACGTGAACCGGGAGACCTTCGAGAACCTTCTGTCCGGCGCGGACTTCGTGGTCATCCCCGCCCGTACGTGGCAGGACGAGGGTGTGGCCCAGGCGGCCACCGCCCAGGGCAGGCCGGTGCTGACCACGCATCAGGCAGGCATTACGTGCGTCGTGCACGGAGAAAACGGCCTGGTGACCTTCGATAACCCGGGCTCCATAGTCTGGGGTATCCAGGAATTGCTGCACAACCCGCTGGGGAGGCGCGGAGAAATGCTCCGGCTGGTTGCCAGGCGGAGGGAGGCGCCCTCGCTGGAGAACGTGGCGGTGCAGCACTACATCTCCTACGAAACCGTCCTGGCCGAGAAGAGGGAACGGACCGGTGCCTAAGGGCTATCTGGCGCTGGTCCTCCATGCCCATCTGCCCTTCGTGCGCCATCCGGAGCACCAGAGCTTCCTCGAGGAGCGCTGGCTCTTCGAGGCGATAACGGAGACCTACATTCCCCTTATCAAGTTCTTCGACAGGCTCGTGGATGAGAACGTCCCCTTCAGGCTCACCCTCTCGGTCTCTCCCTCGCTGCTGGGCATGCTTGAGGACGAGCTTTTGCAGGAGCGGTACGAGCGCCACCTGGAGAGGCTCATAGAGCTGACCGCGAGGGAGCTGGAGCGGACCCGGCATGAACCGCATTTCCATTATCTGGCGGGCATGTACAGGGTGCTCTTCGAGGAAGCCAGGGACATTTTCGCGGTCCGCTACGGGCGGCGGCTCTCCCGGGCGTTCCGGCGGTTCCATGAGCACGGCTCCCTGGAGCTCATCACCACCACGGCCACCCATGCCCTCCTGCCCCTCATCGCCTCTCAGCCCAAACAGGTGGAAGCCCAGGTGGTCACGGGGAAGGAGTACTTCGAAAGCGTTTTCGGTTTTGCTCCCCCGGGCATATGGCTTCCGGAGTGCGGGTTCTTCAGGGGGCTCGACGCCCTTCTCGCCAGAGAGGGGTTCCGGTATTTTTTCGTGGAGTCCCACGGGCTGGAGCAGGCCAGCACGACCCCCCTGTACGGGGTCCATGCGCCTCTGTACACGCCCGCGGGGGTGGCCGCCTTCGGCCGGGACCGGGGCAGCACCAAGCAGGTCTGGTCGGCCCGGGAGGGTTTTCCGGGGGACCCGGTCTACAGGGAGTTCTACCGGGACATCGGGCATGACCTGGATTTCCACTACATCCGTCCCTATATCGCCGGGGACATCCGGGTGGACACCGGCATAAAGTATCACCGGGTTACCGGTCCTACCTCGTGGAAGGAGCCGTACCATCCGGAGGCTGCCAGGGAGCGGGCGGCCCAGCACGCGGGGGTTTTCCTCCACCAGAGGATGTCCCACGTGCAGTACCTGGACTCCGTGATGGAGACCGCGCCCATCGTCACGGCCCCCTTTGACGCCGAGCTTTTCGGCCACTGGTGGTTCGAAGGTCCCCAGTGGCTCAATTTTCTCATCCGAAAGGCCGCCTATGACCAGAACGTCCTCGAGCTGACCACGCCCTCGGCCTATCTGGAGCGGCATCCCGTCCACCAGGTGGGCGCGCCGTGCACCTCGACTTGGGGGCACAAGGGGTACTTCGAGGCCTGGCTAAACGGGAAAACGGACTGGATTTACCCCTACCTTTATGAGTGCGGCCACCGGCTGGAAACCCTTGTGCAGAAGCACGGCAGGGAAGGGGTCTCGCCGCTTCTGGACCGGGCCCTCCGGCAGTGCATGCGGGAGCTGCTCCTGGCGCAGAGCTCCGACTGGCCCTTTATCATCAACAACGGCACGTCCACGGAGTATGCGACCCGCCGGGTGAAGGACCATGTGGCCCGGTTCAACTTCCTGGCGACGGGAATCGAAAAGAGCGCCGTAAACGAGGAGTACCTCATGGCCCTGGAGGAGATGGACAACCTCTTCCCCGAGGTCGACTACCGGTTTTTCCGCTGATGCCTTTCCCTCGAGGCTGAGGGGGCGGGGACCTCCGGCCAAAAAAAGAGAGAGCCCTCAGGGCCCTCTCCGGTTAAGTCCCGCAACGGGCGGGCTATTTTTATTCAGTATATCCTTTTTGCCCCGGGCGCGTCCAGCTCTCTTAGTGGGCGTACGGATGCATGCGGCCTAAACGACCCCGTGGGGGATTTCGTCCAGCATCTGGGCCAGGGTGCGCTCGTAGTCCTCAAAGAGGTTCTGCCGTATCCAGGACTCGGCCTCCGCGAGGAGCTCCTTTTCCCCCTTTGGGTCGGTGAACTTCTTGATAACCGGCGTGGGCTCACCCCCGGAGGTCTCCGCGTAAAGGAGAAAGCCTTCAAAGACGCCCGGCTGGCCGGCCTTTTGCGTAAGGTAGAGCTTGCATCCGTAGGGGCTTTGGCCCCTGGGCATGTAAACATAGAGGAGTACCACGGCTGTTCTCCTTTCAGGGCCCTCCCGGCCTTAAAAGAATAGCGGAAGAGGGCGGCCCTGGCAACGGGCCGGTTTTCTTTCTCCCCTGGTTGCGCTCCGTTGACAACCCCCCGGAACTTCCATTACTATCAGAGTTTCCATGGATTTTCAGGAGATGATATTCCGGCTCGACCGTTTCTGGTCGGAGCGGGGGTGCGTGGTCCTTCAGCCCTACGACACGGAGGTGGGGGCGGGGACTTTCCATCCGGCCACGTTCTTCCGGGTGCTCGGTCCCGAGCCCTGGAGGACCGCCTACGTGCAGCCCTCCCGGAGGCCTACCGACGGGCGCTACGGGGAGAACCCCAACAGGCTTCAGCACTACTACCAGTACCAGGTTATCGTCAAGCCCTCGCCGGCCGATTCCCAGGGGCTGTACCTGGAGAGCCTGAAGGCCCTGGGCGTGGACCCCCTGGAGCACGACATCCGGTTCGTGGAGGACGATTGGGAGTCCCCCACCCTGGGGGCCTGGGGCCTGGGCTGGGAGGTCTGGCTCGACGGGATGGAGATTACCCAGTTCACCTATTTCCAGCAGGTGGGGGGATTCGACCTGAAGCCCGTAAGCCTGGAGCTTACCTACGGCCTGGAGCGCATCGGGATGTACCTGCAGGGCGTGGAGAACGTCTTTCGTCTCCGCTGGAACGGCGATATTACCTACGGCGACATCTTCCACATGAACGAGGTGGAGGGCTCCCGGTATAATTTCGACCTCTCCGACCCCGAGATGCTCATGGAGCGGTTCGTGGCCTACGAGAGGGAGTGCGTCCGGCTGAACGCGGAGGGCCTTGTGGGCCCCGCCTACGATTACTGCCTGAAGTGCTCCCACGTCTTCAACCTCCTGGACGCCAGGGGGGCCATATCCGTCACCGAGCGGACCGCCTTCATCGCGCGGGTCCGCACCATGGCAAAGCTCTGCGCGGAGGCCTACGTGAGGCAGCGGGAGGAGATGGGCTTTCCACTGTTGAGGGGGAAAGATGCCCGATAACCGGCCCGTCCTCCTCGAGATAGGCTCGGAGGAAATCCCCGCGCGCTTTCTCCCGGGCGCCTTGGCCTCCCTGAAGGAGCTTGCCGAAAGGACCTTCGCCGAATACGGCATCGGTCTGAGCGGCGTGCTCTCCTACGCCACCCCGCGGCGGCTGGCCGTCGTTGTGCAGGGCGTCCCGCCCAGGCAGGAAGACCGGGTGCGGGAAGTCTTCGGCCCGCCGGCCAGGGCCGCTTTCGCCGAGGACGGCTCTCCCACCAAGGCCGCCCTGGGTTTCGCGCGCTCCCAGGGTGTGGAGCCTTCGAGCCTCGTGGTCAAGCACAAGGACAAGGGGGAGTACGTGGCCGCGGTCATCGAGGAGAAGGGCAGGGCGGTGCGGGAGCTTTTGCCGGAGGCCTTGAAGCGGATTGTCCTTTCGCTTCATTTTCCCAAGTCCATGCGCTGGGGCCAGGGGACGATGCGGTTTGTCAGGCCCGTGCACTGGCTTCTTGCCCTGTACGGGGAGGACACCGTTTCTTTCGAGATAGACGGTATAAGAAGCGGAAACACCACCCGGGGGCATCGCTTTCTCTCTCCGGGAGAGGTTGCGATAACCCATCCGGACGCCTATCCGGGAACGCTCGAGGAAAACCGTGTGGTGGTGGACCTGCCGGCGCGCATCGAGCGCATCGCTCAGGGGGCCGGGGAGCTTGCCCGGTCCGTGCAGGGCTCGCCGGTCATGGACGAGGAGCTTTTGTCCATCGTGGCCTGCCTCGTGGAGTATCCGTTCCCGGTCGTCGCCGGCTTTGAACGGAAGTACCTGGAGCTTCCCGACGAGCTTCTCGTCGCGGTGATGGAGGGCCACCAGAAGTACTTTCCGGTGGCGGGGCCCGAGGGCTCGCTGCTCAACCATTTCATCGTGGTGAGCAACACCCGGGCCGAGAACGCCGATACGGTGAGGAAGGGAGCGGAGCGGGTCATCAAGGCGCGGTTCGACGACGCCCGCTTCTACTTTGAGGAGGACCGGAAGCGGACCCTTCAGAGCAGGGTGGAAGATCTGAAGCAGGTCACCTTCCATGAGCGCCTGGGCTCGGTGCATCGGAAGACGATGCGGCTGGCCGCCGCGGCTCGGGGGATTGCCGGGCGGCTCTTCCCGGGTAAGGAGGAGCAGGCCGCACGGGCCGCCACGTTGGCGAAGACCGACCTCATCACGGGCGTGGTGCGCGAGTTCCCCGAGCTTCAGGGCGTCATGGGGAGCTATTATGCCGTGCACGACGGCGAGGACGACGAGGTGGCCCGGGCTCTCCGGGAGCAGTACCTGCCTGCTTTCTCGGGCGACCGGGTGCCCGGGACGGAGGTGGGAGTCTGTGTGAGTCTGGCTGACCGGATGGATAACGTGGCCGCCTTTTTCTCCATCGGCATCACGCCCACCGGTTCGGAGGACCCCTTCGCCCTGAGGAGGCAGGCCCTGGGGGTGATAGCCATCCTCACGGAGAGGGGGCTTGACGTCTCCGTCGAGGACCTCCTTGAGCTTTCCCTGCAGGCCCTGGGGCACGTGGAGGACGGCCAGCGGGTGCGCGAGGACGTCCTCAGGTTCTTCGAGCAGAGGATGGAGGCCCTCCTTCAGGGCAAAGGGCACGAGTACGACCTGGTGCAGTCGGTCCTCGGGCTTTCCACCCGGGTCTCCCCGGGAAACCTCTACGGGAGGCTTCACGCCCTTACGGAGGTCCGGAGCGAGCCCTGGTTCGACGATTTCCTCACCGCGGCCAAGCGCGTCCGGAACATCACCGCCCCGGTCGGCGCACTGCCGCCGGTGAGGGAGGCCCTTTTTCAGGCGGACGAGGAGCGCGCCCTCGCGGCGGCTCTGGAAACGGTTTCGGAGCTGGTTCTTGCCGCCACGGGCCGGGGCGACTACCGCTCCGCCCTCCGGGCCCTGGAAGGCCTTGTCGCGCCCATCAATACGTTTTTTGACCGCGTGCTCGTCATGGAGAAGGACGAGAGCCTGAAGCAGAACCGTCTGGCTCTCCTGAGGGGAATCTGGACCCTCCTCAGCACCATAGCCGACGTCTCCCACCTGAAAGAGAGGGCCTGAGGCCGAATATGGGGTCCGTAGCTGAAAATACGGGCGTGGGCCCCTTTGAAAACGGCGGAAGGGCTGATATATAATTATACGTTGTACCGGCGCCAGAGCCAGGGGTGCCGGGATGTTTGTTCCTGGGTAGCTCAGTCGGCAGAGCGGGTGGCTGTTAACCACTTGGTCGGGGGTTCGAGTCCCTCCCCAGGAGCCAGATTATCCGGCGTACGAACCGGGGCCCGATTGGGCAAACCGTACCGGACCTCGACCGTACGCCTTTGAATATATAAATTCCTTTCGGCTCTTCCTTTCTTTGCGCGCAGACGCCTGCCAAAGTAACCCCGGCGCCTTCGATGTCGCCTGCCGGGATGCCTCCGGCCGCTATGGAAGCGGCGGCCCTCTCTGCTGCTCGGTCCTCTGGTCGTTATCCCCCGAACCCTTCCCAGGGAACCCCGAATAAGGGTCGAAGGCATCCCTCGCTTGACAGGGGACGGGGGGAAGATGCTAATGTAAGCAAGCACTAACATATTAAGGAAGGAGCTTTTCGTGAAGCGCAGGCCGGCACGGGACAGGATACTGGAAGCGGCGCTCAAGGTATTTTCGCGAAACGGGTATCTGGGGGCGACGACCCGCGAGATAGCGCGACAGGCCGGGGTGGCCGAACTCACGCTGTTCAGGCATTTCCAGACCAAGGAAGGCCTTTTCGACAGCGTGCTGAAGGAGTCGTCGGTCCTTCCCGCCCTGAAGGAGCTCATGCCGCGGGCCGAGGAGCTCCCGTATCGGGACGCGCTGGCTCTCATCGCGCGGAGCTTTCTCGACCGCCTCGTGGAACGCGCAGACCTTGTGCGCATATTGCACAGCGAGGTGCATCTGTATCCCGAGAAGGTGCGCGAGATACACCGGAGGTTCATGCAGGAGGTCTACGACACGATAACCCGGTATTTCAGGGGCCTGCAGCGAAAGGGCGCACTCGGGGAGTTCGACCCGTACCTTGGGGCGCGCGCATTTCTCGGGATGTTCTTCGCCCATTTTCAGACGCTCAAGTTCCTACCGCCCCGGAGTCTCGGGCGGCTGAACCAGGAAAGGCTCATAAAGGAATACGTCGATATCTTCGTACACGGCACCCTTAGAAACGAGAGGCGATGAGACATGGAAGAGCAGAAACTACCGGGCAATAACCACAGGAAGAAGCGCGCCGCCCTGGCCGTGGCGGCCCTGGCCTTCCTGGCCGGGGGCATAGCCCTCCTGGGCTATTTGCATTACAAGGCATATCACATCTCGACCGATGACGCTTTCATAGACGGCGACGTCTATACCATCACCTCCAGGGTCAGCGGTACCGTCGAGTCCGTCCCGGTCGACGACAACCAGCGCGTCAAAGAGGGCGATGTCCTTGTGGAGCTTGACCCAAGGGACTATGCATTGGGCGTCCAGCAGGCGGAAGCCGCGCTCAGGTCCTCCAGGGCCAAGCTCAAGGAACTCCAGGCCAAGGTGCAGGTCGCACGCCTGACCCTCAAGGAGGCCGAGGGCGCGAAGGAGGCGGCACGCGCCGATCGGGAGCTGAAACAGGCAACCCTTCGGAAGGCGGAGCAGGACCTGCGGAGGGCGGAAGCGCTGTTGAAGGAGGAGGTTCTGCCGAGGGAAAGGTATGACAGCGCCGTGACGGCGTGCGACGTCGCGCGCGCGGACGTTACGGCGGCTTCGGAGAGGCTGCGCCAGGCCGGAGCAGCCCTGGACGCCAAGCGTGCCGTGGTCGCGCAGGCCGCCTCGGAGGTCGAATCGCAACACTCCAAGATTGCGGAGCAGGCCGTGGCGCTGGCGGCCGCCCGCCTTTCGCTGAGCTATACGACCATAACCGCCCCCGCCTCGGGCTACGTAACCCGAAGCGGGGTAGAGAAGGGCAACCGGGTCAGCGCGGGCCAGCCTCTGATGGCGGTGGTGGACCTGGACAACGTCTGGATAACCGCCAATTACAAGGAGACCCAGGTGGGCAAGATGAAGCCGGGGCAGTCCGTGGTGTTCGAGGTGGACGCCTGGCCGGACGTCCAGTTCAAAGGCACCGTGCAGAGCATCATGGCGGGCTCCGGGTCCGCCTTCTCCGTCTTTCCCCCCGAGAACGCCACGGGCAATTACGTGAAGGTCGTGCAGCGCATCCCCGTGAAGATAATGCCGGAGAAGGGTGCGTTCCGCGAGCATACGCCCCGCGTCGGCATGTCGGTAGTGCCGGTGGTCAACGTGCGATAGGGTGGACCCCGGGATATCCGCAATGAGGACGGACGATGGCTGACGGACAGACGGAAACGGGGGCGGCCCGGCCCGGTGGGCCCGAGGACGAGGGGGTATCCTCTTTCAGCAAGTGGATAGTGGCCCTGACGGTCATGCTCCCGACGCTCATCGAGATAATAGACACCTCCGTCGTCAACGTCTCTCTCGACCACATCCGAGGCGCCCTTTCGGCGGGCATAGACGAGGCCACCTGGACGATAACCGCCTATCTGGTCTCCAACGCCATGGTCATACCCATGTCGGGCTGGTTGAGCCGCCTTTTGGGCCGGAAGCGCTACCAGCTGGGCTCCATCGGCATATTCACGCTGGGCTCCTTCATGTGCGGGTCGGCCTGGAGCCTCCAGAGCCTGATATTCTTCCGCGTCTTGCAGGGCCTGGGAGGCGGCGGGCTGGTGCCGGTAAGCCAGTCCATACTGCTTGAGGCCTTCCCCAAAAAGCAGCACGGAACAGCCATGGCGCTTTTCGGGATGGGGGCGATGTTCGGCCCCATAGCCGGGCCCTTGCTCGGAGGCTGGATAACGGACAACTGGAGCTGGCGATGGATATTCTATGTAAACATCCCTATCGGCATCCTCTCGATTGTCATGAACGGCATCGTCATAAAGGACCCGCCGTACATGAAGCGGCAGAGGATGAAGATAGACTACGTGGGGCTTCTGCTGCTGGCCATAGGGCTGGGCTCGCTGCAGTACGTGCTGGACAAGGGGCAGAACGAAGACTGGTTCGGCTCTTCGCTCATCGTGGCCCTGAGCATCGTCTCGTTCGTGGCGATTACGTTCCTGGTGATAAACGAGCTTTACGTGGAGCACCCCATAATCAACCTCAGGCTCTTCAAGAGAAGGACCTTCCTGAGCGGCAACCTTATCATGTTTTTCGTCTTCTTCAACCTGTTCGGAAGCATCGTGCTCCTGCCGATATTCCTGCAGACGTTGATGGGCTACACGTCGTTCTACGCGGGGCTGGTGCTGGGGCCGGGGGGCGTCGTCACGCTCATGGCCATGCCCCTGGCCGGGGTGCTCATACAGAGGACGAGCCCCAAGCGGGTGCTCGCGGCAGGGATAATACTCTGCTCGTATACCACCTTCATGATGTCCCAGTTCAACCTCCAGACGGACTTCTGGAGCTTCGTCTGGCCGCGCATGACCCTGGGGCTGGGGATGGGCCTGACGTTCATCCCGCTTACCACGACCACGCTCTCGCCGGTGCCCAAGGAGAACATGGGCGAGGCCACCTCGCTGTATAACCTGCTGAGGAACATGGGCGGGAGCGTCGGCATAGCGTTCACCTCCACGATGGTCGCCCGAAGGACCCAGCTTCATCAGAGCAGGCTCGGGGACAACCTCAGTCCCTTTGATGTGCCTTACCGGATTGCACACGACAAGATAGCGGCAGGACTTGCCGCAAAGGGCCTGGACCCCGGAGCGGCGGGCCACGTCATGTACGGAGAGCTCGTCAAGCAGGCCTCGACCCTCGCCTTCAACGACGCCTTTCTGCTGATATCGGTCATGATGCTGTGCACGCTTGTTCTCGTGCCGCTGATGCGCCGCCCGCCGGTCGGACGGGGTGCGCCCCCGGGGGGGCATTAGGCGGCGTACCTTACGCGGGCTGTCTCGAAAGGGCCCCCGGGGCTTATGCGGGTGTTTAGCGGACCGCGGCCTCGGGCTTCATTTTTCAACGGGGCCGGGAGGACCGAGGGGGACGGCCCTCCCGGGAATGGGGACGCGCCCCTCAGTATGCCTCCGTGTCCTTCAAGACGTCCTCGGCGCTCACCTTCCGACGGAATATCCTGTACATCCATATCTGATAGGCGACCACGATGGGCACGAAGATGACAGCCACCACCGTCATGACCTTGAGGGTATAGCCGCTGGACGAGGAGTTGAAGGCCGTAAGGCTGTAGGCCGGGTCGATGCTTGAAGGGATGAGGTTCGGGTAAAGGCCCACAAGCCCGGTGAAGACCACGGCCAGAATCGTCGCACCGGAGGCGAAGAAGGCGGCCAGATGGCGCCCCATCGATGTGAAGACCTTTATGGCAAGAAGCGAGAGGACGGCCACCAGGGGAACGACGAACCAGGCGGGGCCGGCCAGGTAGTTTGCGTAGAGGTCGGTGGCAAACGCCGTTGCGCCGAGAAAGACTACGGCCACGCCGAGAAGCACGTACCATCCCTTTGCCGCTACCTTTTGGGCCCGCTCACTGACGGGGCCGGCGGTCTTCACCGACAGCCAGAGGGCGCCGTGCTCGACGAAAAGGGCGAGGAAAAGGGCACCCGTCAAAAGCCCGTAAGGGTTCAGGAGAGTCAGGAGGGTGCCGTGGTAGCCCTCGGCATCCATGGGCAGGCCCCGAAAGATGTTGCCGAAGGCCACGCCGAAAAGGAGCGCCGGAAGAAAGCTTCCAAGGAATATCGCCGCGTCCCATCCCCTGCGCCAGCCTGCGCTTTCGGCCTTGCCCCGGAACTCGAAGGCGACGCCCCGGAAGATGAGGGCCAGGAGAATGAGAAAGAGCGCGGAGTACAGGTAACTGAACATGAGGGCATAGGTCGTGGGAAATGCCGCGAAGGTCGCTCCCCCTGCGGTGACGAGCCAGACTTCGTTTCCGTCCCAGAACGAGCCGATGCTGTTGATGACCACGCGGCGCTCGGCATCGTTTCGTGCGACGAAGCGCTGAAGCATTCCGGCGCCGAAGTCGTAGCCGTCCAGGGCAAAGTACGCGGCCCAGAGAACGCCCCAGAGGATGAACCATATGATCTGAAATTCCATCTTATGCCTCCTGAGTTGTCTGTGGGGCGAAGCCCTCGGTGCCGCCCTCGGGTCCCTTCCGGGCGTACTTGGCCAGCAGAGAGACGTCCAGCGCGCCGAGGAGGCCGTATACCAGAGTAAAGCCCGCGAGGGAGAAAGCCACCTGCGAGGACGCCACCGAGGCCGACACGCCGTCGGAGGTCCTCAAAAGCCCGTAGACGACCCAGGGCTGCCTGCCCATCTCGGCCACTATCCAGCCCAGCTCTGATGCCAGGTAGGGAAGGGGCAAGGCGTAGAGCATCACCCTGAGAAGGGTTCGCCTGGACTCAAGCCCCTCCCGCCGGGAGTAGATGAACGCAAAAAGGGTAAGGGCGATGAACAGCAGCCCCAGCCCGAGCATGCCCCTGAAGCTCAGAAAGACCGGCAGAACGGGAGGGCGGTCCGCTGGAGGAAACGCCTTGAGCCCGAGGACCTTCGCGTTGGGGTCCCGATAGGCTAGAAAGCTCACGAGCTTGGGTAT is part of the Nitrospirota bacterium genome and encodes:
- a CDS encoding glycosyltransferase, producing the protein MLLSPTRMREIAWELGRWVSFPFTSDYAVLCMVHPWLGQVHWHVRRETADALRAGGGLEHARLVVRVYDVTDVIFNGYNAHMFFDLDVGRLSGNYYFKVPQPARHYLAEAGFLAPDGGFGALARSAVTFFDRDRPSGDYQVSGLFGGGALDRVFPVENVFDAPVYERMNRELSRTGRLEPLSVAMVHLGLNHEAGPGSPVGVFIDDVARNLGKLGVEVTLFTPVLKEKKGEKGSLLRRIQALSLSTVGKLGKAHKKRPFHLVHCHDWYSSVVGLAAASKLGLPMVLTLHSTEHERAQGNMSRLSESIRRREERAVGRASCVIVPHSSTLHQAVTLYGAPPEKTVIIPDVLGPEQEAGRDPGEVKRWFGLRPDASMVLFCGEMSHAAGADLLVEALPTVCRNHGAVQFVFAGEGPLRAELEGRVWHAGLGHRCRFVGHVNRETFENLLSGADFVVIPARTWQDEGVAQAATAQGRPVLTTHQAGITCVVHGENGLVTFDNPGSIVWGIQELLHNPLGRRGEMLRLVARRREAPSLENVAVQHYISYETVLAEKRERTGA
- a CDS encoding DUF1957 domain-containing protein, whose translation is MPKGYLALVLHAHLPFVRHPEHQSFLEERWLFEAITETYIPLIKFFDRLVDENVPFRLTLSVSPSLLGMLEDELLQERYERHLERLIELTARELERTRHEPHFHYLAGMYRVLFEEARDIFAVRYGRRLSRAFRRFHEHGSLELITTTATHALLPLIASQPKQVEAQVVTGKEYFESVFGFAPPGIWLPECGFFRGLDALLAREGFRYFFVESHGLEQASTTPLYGVHAPLYTPAGVAAFGRDRGSTKQVWSAREGFPGDPVYREFYRDIGHDLDFHYIRPYIAGDIRVDTGIKYHRVTGPTSWKEPYHPEAARERAAQHAGVFLHQRMSHVQYLDSVMETAPIVTAPFDAELFGHWWFEGPQWLNFLIRKAAYDQNVLELTTPSAYLERHPVHQVGAPCTSTWGHKGYFEAWLNGKTDWIYPYLYECGHRLETLVQKHGREGVSPLLDRALRQCMRELLLAQSSDWPFIINNGTSTEYATRRVKDHVARFNFLATGIEKSAVNEEYLMALEEMDNLFPEVDYRFFR
- a CDS encoding glycine--tRNA ligase subunit alpha, translating into MDFQEMIFRLDRFWSERGCVVLQPYDTEVGAGTFHPATFFRVLGPEPWRTAYVQPSRRPTDGRYGENPNRLQHYYQYQVIVKPSPADSQGLYLESLKALGVDPLEHDIRFVEDDWESPTLGAWGLGWEVWLDGMEITQFTYFQQVGGFDLKPVSLELTYGLERIGMYLQGVENVFRLRWNGDITYGDIFHMNEVEGSRYNFDLSDPEMLMERFVAYERECVRLNAEGLVGPAYDYCLKCSHVFNLLDARGAISVTERTAFIARVRTMAKLCAEAYVRQREEMGFPLLRGKDAR
- the glyS gene encoding glycine--tRNA ligase subunit beta; this encodes MPDNRPVLLEIGSEEIPARFLPGALASLKELAERTFAEYGIGLSGVLSYATPRRLAVVVQGVPPRQEDRVREVFGPPARAAFAEDGSPTKAALGFARSQGVEPSSLVVKHKDKGEYVAAVIEEKGRAVRELLPEALKRIVLSLHFPKSMRWGQGTMRFVRPVHWLLALYGEDTVSFEIDGIRSGNTTRGHRFLSPGEVAITHPDAYPGTLEENRVVVDLPARIERIAQGAGELARSVQGSPVMDEELLSIVACLVEYPFPVVAGFERKYLELPDELLVAVMEGHQKYFPVAGPEGSLLNHFIVVSNTRAENADTVRKGAERVIKARFDDARFYFEEDRKRTLQSRVEDLKQVTFHERLGSVHRKTMRLAAAARGIAGRLFPGKEEQAARAATLAKTDLITGVVREFPELQGVMGSYYAVHDGEDDEVARALREQYLPAFSGDRVPGTEVGVCVSLADRMDNVAAFFSIGITPTGSEDPFALRRQALGVIAILTERGLDVSVEDLLELSLQALGHVEDGQRVREDVLRFFEQRMEALLQGKGHEYDLVQSVLGLSTRVSPGNLYGRLHALTEVRSEPWFDDFLTAAKRVRNITAPVGALPPVREALFQADEERALAAALETVSELVLAATGRGDYRSALRALEGLVAPINTFFDRVLVMEKDESLKQNRLALLRGIWTLLSTIADVSHLKERA
- a CDS encoding TetR/AcrR family transcriptional regulator — its product is MKRRPARDRILEAALKVFSRNGYLGATTREIARQAGVAELTLFRHFQTKEGLFDSVLKESSVLPALKELMPRAEELPYRDALALIARSFLDRLVERADLVRILHSEVHLYPEKVREIHRRFMQEVYDTITRYFRGLQRKGALGEFDPYLGARAFLGMFFAHFQTLKFLPPRSLGRLNQERLIKEYVDIFVHGTLRNERR
- a CDS encoding HlyD family secretion protein; translated protein: MEEQKLPGNNHRKKRAALAVAALAFLAGGIALLGYLHYKAYHISTDDAFIDGDVYTITSRVSGTVESVPVDDNQRVKEGDVLVELDPRDYALGVQQAEAALRSSRAKLKELQAKVQVARLTLKEAEGAKEAARADRELKQATLRKAEQDLRRAEALLKEEVLPRERYDSAVTACDVARADVTAASERLRQAGAALDAKRAVVAQAASEVESQHSKIAEQAVALAAARLSLSYTTITAPASGYVTRSGVEKGNRVSAGQPLMAVVDLDNVWITANYKETQVGKMKPGQSVVFEVDAWPDVQFKGTVQSIMAGSGSAFSVFPPENATGNYVKVVQRIPVKIMPEKGAFREHTPRVGMSVVPVVNVR
- a CDS encoding DHA2 family efflux MFS transporter permease subunit, which codes for MADGQTETGAARPGGPEDEGVSSFSKWIVALTVMLPTLIEIIDTSVVNVSLDHIRGALSAGIDEATWTITAYLVSNAMVIPMSGWLSRLLGRKRYQLGSIGIFTLGSFMCGSAWSLQSLIFFRVLQGLGGGGLVPVSQSILLEAFPKKQHGTAMALFGMGAMFGPIAGPLLGGWITDNWSWRWIFYVNIPIGILSIVMNGIVIKDPPYMKRQRMKIDYVGLLLLAIGLGSLQYVLDKGQNEDWFGSSLIVALSIVSFVAITFLVINELYVEHPIINLRLFKRRTFLSGNLIMFFVFFNLFGSIVLLPIFLQTLMGYTSFYAGLVLGPGGVVTLMAMPLAGVLIQRTSPKRVLAAGIILCSYTTFMMSQFNLQTDFWSFVWPRMTLGLGMGLTFIPLTTTTLSPVPKENMGEATSLYNLLRNMGGSVGIAFTSTMVARRTQLHQSRLGDNLSPFDVPYRIAHDKIAAGLAAKGLDPGAAGHVMYGELVKQASTLAFNDAFLLISVMMLCTLVLVPLMRRPPVGRGAPPGGH